The genomic segment GACCTGCTCTACATGGACGATCTCACACTCGATCGGCATAAAGACGTCTTTCTCATGGCATTTGCAGTTACTCATCATCCACCTCCAAAATTTTGCTGACAACCTCAACCGGATCTGAGATCCCGGGGACACATGCGATGGTGCAGCGTCCGCAGCCGACACAGGCCTGGGTGCCCAGCTTTTCATTCAAAAATGAGGTTTTACGCAGGAAGCGGTGACGGGTCCGCTTGGCGGCACTGTCCCGGAAGTTTTCAACCTGGTTGTTGCCCAGAGAGACCTCGGCAAAATCCGGGTGCATGCAGGAGTCCCAGCTGCGGCAGCGTTTGCCCGAGACTTGATCCAGGTTCCATTCATCCTGAACGTCGAAGCAGTAACAGGTGGGACAGACGATGTTACAGGAGCCACAGGAGAAGCAGTCGGCGGAGACATCTTCCCACAGATCCATTCGGTCGTAGCGCTCACGCATCCGGATCGCCAGATCCCGGCCGGTTGCCGCGAGCTTTTTCGGACAGTTATCCAGGGCCTCCTGATTGACCTTTTCGGCCTCGCTGACCTGTGCTTCGCTGGCGGTGTCAAAGTTGGCGTATTGGAGCAGCGCCTTGCCTTTGTCACTGCGAACCTGATACAGGTAGCCACCACTGATATGGGTGACGAAGCCATCGTGCCCCTCGGCCTGGGTTTCGATAGAGGCGGTGCTGTAGAAGGCATCGGGCGCTATGGTCTGGATATTGGAGCCGATCAGGGTGATCGCCTCACGATTTTTGGTGTAGTGCTGATCTTCGATTGGCTCGGCAAACAGCTGATCCAGCATATCGATCGCCTTGATGTCGTAGAAATGGACACCGAACAGGATCTTGGGTTGCGGATTGATACTGGATTTAGCCTTATTGTCTCTGAAGGTCAGAAGTTCCTGGGTCGGCGGGAAGATCTCCTTTTTCGGTGGCAGCAGGGTAACGTCGTAATCCAGGCGGATGGCCTCGGCCCTACTTAGGGTCTCAAAGACAAACTTGTCCTTTTTAGCGACCGGTGCAACAACCGTGTTGGCTGCAATCATCTTTTCGAGAAAGGGGGAAAAGTCTCCTTCTCGCAAAAAGTAGTTCTCGTTCATAGGGTTCCCTCACATGACAGATACTGCTGATTGTGTAAACCGGTAATCTGGGTGCGGCTATGGCTCTTGGAGCCGGGCCACCAATCCGGATGGCCCACAGCTTATGGCAAAGAACTGCGGCCAGGATACCGCAAAGGAAACGATCCAGGAGTGAGCATTATTCCTCGCCTATGACAGGCACCAAACAACACTGAACCTCGAAGGGAGGTCAGTGGTTTTGGGGGTGTGACAGGCGGTAGCTTCATCCTTAAATCGTTCGCTTTAAAGACACACTTGTACCTTAAGCTAAGCCTGTTATACGGGGAAAACAATAGACAGAAC from the Dongshaea marina genome contains:
- a CDS encoding 4Fe-4S dicluster domain-containing protein, whose protein sequence is MNENYFLREGDFSPFLEKMIAANTVVAPVAKKDKFVFETLSRAEAIRLDYDVTLLPPKKEIFPPTQELLTFRDNKAKSSINPQPKILFGVHFYDIKAIDMLDQLFAEPIEDQHYTKNREAITLIGSNIQTIAPDAFYSTASIETQAEGHDGFVTHISGGYLYQVRSDKGKALLQYANFDTASEAQVSEAEKVNQEALDNCPKKLAATGRDLAIRMRERYDRMDLWEDVSADCFSCGSCNIVCPTCYCFDVQDEWNLDQVSGKRCRSWDSCMHPDFAEVSLGNNQVENFRDSAAKRTRHRFLRKTSFLNEKLGTQACVGCGRCTIACVPGISDPVEVVSKILEVDDE